From Tiliqua scincoides isolate rTilSci1 chromosome 2, rTilSci1.hap2, whole genome shotgun sequence, the proteins below share one genomic window:
- the GAA gene encoding lysosomal alpha-glucosidase isoform X1, which produces MATVSVAKKPEQKELCITLQTLVIVAAITVLSGVCKVATAAVSPRASSESVNACRGKGQCGKFATPQQVPIEQPESFRDSLFQSLQCDIPLDSRFDCAPEKLLSREECQARGCCYVPVLPRGPASGQPWCFFPPSYPSYKIENLTATESGYAARLTRDKPTFIPDDIMNLKLDVMFETEGRLHFKLTDPANKRYEVPLETPKMGNRASSTVYSVQFSPNPFGLVVLRKSNGRVLLNTTVAPLFYADQFLQVSTSLPSRFISGLGEHLTPLILNLNWTTITLWNRDMPPTPSANLYGSHPFYLALEEDGLAHGVFLLNSNALDVILQPSSATWRTTGGILDFYIFLGPDPKSVVRQYLNVIGYPFMPPYWALGFHLCRWGYTSTSVTREVVKNMTAAQFPLDVQWNDLDYADAGRDFTFNKGGFADLPDMVRDFHRVGRRYVMIVDPGIHSSSPPGSYKPYDEGLKRGVFILNATGQPLIGKVWPGPTAFPDFTNPETQQWWHDMIKDFHDQVPFDGMWIDMNEPSNFVEGSMHDCPINNLENPFYLPGVLGGSLKAKTICASSKQHLSSHYNLHNLYGLMEAIASHDALVKVRGKRPFVISRSTFAGHGHYAGHWTGDVMSNWEHLYYTIPAMLLFNLYGVPLVGADVCGFVGDTSEELCVRWMQLGAFYPFMRNHNDRGNKPQEPYTFSQEAQQAMRKALFLRYALLPYLYTLFHKAHSAGETVARPLYLEFPEDPNTWTVDRQFMWGEGLLITPVLESGKMKVSGYFPSGTWYNLVDGSVIHSKGQWILLPAPLDTINVHVHAGYILPLQEPALTTTESCKKGMSLVVALAPEGVARGDLFWDDGEGLLTFEKGDYTQIFFLARNGVLASEIVQLNSQVDGLLLKEVTVLGVPSPPQHVLANGFPILDFSYRTDTKILNIPLSLLMGEQFTITWS; this is translated from the exons ATGGCTACAGTGTCAGTGGCTAAGAAGCCTGAGCAAAAGGAACTCTGCATCACTCTCCAGACTTTAGTTATTGTAGCAGCCATTACTGTGCTTTCTGGGGTCTGTAAAGTTGCTACGGCGGCTGTGAGCCCTAGAGCCTCTTCAGAATCAGTGAATGCCTGTAGGGGTAAGGGCCAGTGCGGCAAATTTGCGACACCGCAACAGGTGCCCATCGAGCAGCCAGAATCCTTCAGAGACTCCCTCTTTCAATCTCTGCAATGTGACATACCTCTAGACAGCCGCTTTGACTGTGCCCCAGAAAAACTGCTTTCTCGAGAAGAATGCCAGGCTCGGGGCTGCTGCTACGTCCCTGTTTTGCCCAGAGGTCCTGCCAGTGGGCAGCCATGGTGCTTCTTCCCCCCCAGCTACCCTTCTTACAAGATAGAGAACCTAACTGCCACCGAAAGTGGGTATGCTGCCCGCTTGACCCGTGACAAGCCCACTTTCATCCCAGATGACATCATGAACTTGAAGCTGGACGTGATGTTTGAGACAGAGGGTAGGCTTCACTTCAAG CTTACAGATCCAGCCAACAAGCGGTATGAGGTGCCTTTGGAAACTCCAAAAATGGGCAACCGGGCATCCTCAACAGTCTACTCTGTCCAGTTCTCTCCAAATCCCTTTGGCCTTGTTGTTCTCCGGAAATCCAATGGGCGAGTTCT GCTCAATACCACAGTGGCTCCCTTATTCTATGCTGACCAGTTCCTACAGGTCTCCACCTCCCTACCGTCGCGTTTCATCTCAGGACTTGGCGAGCATTTGACCCCACTTATCCTTAATCTTAACTGGACCACGATCACCCTCTGGAATCGGGATATGCCACCTACG CCTTCTGCCAATCTCTATGGCTCACACCCCTTCTATTTGGCATTGGAAGAAGATGGTTTGGCCCATGGAGTCTTCTTGCTGAACAGCAATGCCCTGG ATGTGATACTGCAGCCCAGTTCAGCAACGTGGAGAACAACTGGGGGAATTCTGGATTTCTACATCTtcctgggtcctgacccaaagagTGTGGTGCGCCAGTATTTGAATGTCATTG gaTATCCTTTCATGCCCCCATATTGGGCTTTGGGGTTCCACCTCTGTCGCTGGGGCTACACGTCCACCAGTGTCACCAGGGAAGTGGTGAAGAACATGACAGCGGCGCAGTTTCCCCTG GATGTGCAGTGGAATGATCTGGATTATGCAGATGCTGGAAGAGATTTTACTTTTAACAAGGGTGGTTTTGCAGACCTGCCTGATATGGTGCGTGATTTCCATCGTGTTGGTCGGAGGTATGTCATGATTGTG GATCCAGGCATCCACAGCTCCAGTCCCCCAGGCAGTTACAAGCCTTATGATGAAGGCCTGAAGCGAGGAGTCTTCATCTTAAATGCAACAGGGCAACCTCTGATTGGGAAG GTTTGGCCTGGCCCCACTGCCTTCCCTGACTTCACCAACCCTGAGACTCAGCAGTGGTGGCATGACATGATCAAGGATTTCCATGACCAAGTTCCCTTTGATGGCATGTGGATT GACATGAATGAGCCATCAAATTTTGTGGAAGGTTCCATGCATGACTGCCCCATCAACAACCTTGAGAATCCCTTTTATTTGCCAG GTGTGCTAGGCGGATCCTTGAAGGCTAAGACAATTTGTGCTTCCAGCAAGCAGCATCTCTCTTCCCACTACAACCTGCACAATCTATATGGGCTGATGGAAGCCATTGCATCACATGA TGCCTTGGTGAAAGTGCGAGGGAAGCGTCCATTTGTAATTTCACGGTCCACTTTTGCTGGTCACGGTCATTATGCTGGTCACTGGACTGGGGATGTCATGAGCAACTGGGAACATTTATACTACACCATACCAG CAATGCTGCTCTTTAACCTCTACGGTGTGCCATTAGTGGGTGCAGATGTCTGTGGCTTTGTGGGAGACACCTCAGAGGAGCTGTGTGTGCGCTGGATGCAACTGGGTGCCTTTTATCCCTTCATGAGAAACCACAATGACCGCGGAAACAAG CCCCAGGAGCCATATACCTTCAGCCAAGAGGCCCAGCAAGCCATGAGGAAAGCCCTTTTCCTGCGCTATGCGCTGCTGCCTTACCTCTACACTCTCTTCCACAAGGCCCACTCTGCAGGAGAGACTGTTGCCCGGCCCCTTTACTTGGA GTTTCCAGAAGATCCGAATACATGGACCGTTGACCGGCAGTTCATGTGGGGTGAAGGGCTTCTCATCACTCCTGTATTGGAGTCAGGAAAGATGAAAGTCAGTGGCTACTTCCCTTCCGGCACATGGTACAACCTGGTAGAT GGTTCCGTCATACACAGCAAAGGACAGTGGATTCTCTTACCAGCACCACTTGACACTATCAACGTCCATGTTCATGCGGGGTACATCCTACCCTTGCAG GAGCCTGCCCTCACAACCACAGAGTCCTGCAAAAAGGGGATGTCTCTAGTAGTGGCTTTAGCACCAGAAGGGGTGGCCAGAGGTGACCTGTTTTGGGATGATGGTGAAGGACTGCTGACCTTTGAGAAGGGCGATTACACACAGATCTTCTTTCTGGCAAGAAAT GGTGTGCTGGCCAGTGAGATTGTGCAACTCAACAGTCAGGTAGATGGACTCCTCCTGAAAGAAGTGACTGTGCTCGGGGTCCCCAGCCCTCCTCAGCATGTTCTGGCAAATGGTTTCCCCATCTTGGATTTCTCCTATCGTACAGACACCAAG ATTCTTAACATCCCACTCTCTTTGCTGATGGGGGAGCAATTTACCATCACTTGGTCTTGA
- the GAA gene encoding lysosomal alpha-glucosidase isoform X2, whose amino-acid sequence MATVSVAKKPEQKELCITLQTLVIVAAITVLSGVCKVATAAVSPRASSESVNACRGKGQCGKFATPQQVPIEQPESFRDSLFQSLQCDIPLDSRFDCAPEKLLSREECQARGCCYVPVLPRGPASGQPWCFFPPSYPSYKIENLTATESGYAARLTRDKPTFIPDDIMNLKLDVMFETEGRLHFKLTDPANKRYEVPLETPKMGNRASSTVYSVQFSPNPFGLVVLRKSNGRVLLNTTVAPLFYADQFLQVSTSLPSRFISGLGEHLTPLILNLNWTTITLWNRDMPPTPSANLYGSHPFYLALEEDGLAHGVFLLNSNALDVILQPSSATWRTTGGILDFYIFLGPDPKSVVRQYLNVIGYPFMPPYWALGFHLCRWGYTSTSVTREVVKNMTAAQFPLDVQWNDLDYADAGRDFTFNKGGFADLPDMVRDFHRVGRRYVMIVDPGIHSSSPPGSYKPYDEGLKRGVFILNATGQPLIGKVWPGPTAFPDFTNPETQQWWHDMIKDFHDQVPFDGMWIDMNEPSNFVEGSMHDCPINNLENPFYLPGVLGGSLKAKTICASSKQHLSSHYNLHNLYGLMEAIASHDALVKVRGKRPFVISRSTFAGHGHYAGHWTGDVMSNWEHLYYTIPAMLLFNLYGVPLVGADVCGFVGDTSEELCVRWMQLGAFYPFMRNHNDRGNKPQEPYTFSQEAQQAMRKALFLRYALLPYLYTLFHKAHSAGETVARPLYLEFPEDPNTWTVDRQFMWGEGLLITPVLESGKMKVSGYFPSGTWYNLVDEPALTTTESCKKGMSLVVALAPEGVARGDLFWDDGEGLLTFEKGDYTQIFFLARNGVLASEIVQLNSQVDGLLLKEVTVLGVPSPPQHVLANGFPILDFSYRTDTKILNIPLSLLMGEQFTITWS is encoded by the exons ATGGCTACAGTGTCAGTGGCTAAGAAGCCTGAGCAAAAGGAACTCTGCATCACTCTCCAGACTTTAGTTATTGTAGCAGCCATTACTGTGCTTTCTGGGGTCTGTAAAGTTGCTACGGCGGCTGTGAGCCCTAGAGCCTCTTCAGAATCAGTGAATGCCTGTAGGGGTAAGGGCCAGTGCGGCAAATTTGCGACACCGCAACAGGTGCCCATCGAGCAGCCAGAATCCTTCAGAGACTCCCTCTTTCAATCTCTGCAATGTGACATACCTCTAGACAGCCGCTTTGACTGTGCCCCAGAAAAACTGCTTTCTCGAGAAGAATGCCAGGCTCGGGGCTGCTGCTACGTCCCTGTTTTGCCCAGAGGTCCTGCCAGTGGGCAGCCATGGTGCTTCTTCCCCCCCAGCTACCCTTCTTACAAGATAGAGAACCTAACTGCCACCGAAAGTGGGTATGCTGCCCGCTTGACCCGTGACAAGCCCACTTTCATCCCAGATGACATCATGAACTTGAAGCTGGACGTGATGTTTGAGACAGAGGGTAGGCTTCACTTCAAG CTTACAGATCCAGCCAACAAGCGGTATGAGGTGCCTTTGGAAACTCCAAAAATGGGCAACCGGGCATCCTCAACAGTCTACTCTGTCCAGTTCTCTCCAAATCCCTTTGGCCTTGTTGTTCTCCGGAAATCCAATGGGCGAGTTCT GCTCAATACCACAGTGGCTCCCTTATTCTATGCTGACCAGTTCCTACAGGTCTCCACCTCCCTACCGTCGCGTTTCATCTCAGGACTTGGCGAGCATTTGACCCCACTTATCCTTAATCTTAACTGGACCACGATCACCCTCTGGAATCGGGATATGCCACCTACG CCTTCTGCCAATCTCTATGGCTCACACCCCTTCTATTTGGCATTGGAAGAAGATGGTTTGGCCCATGGAGTCTTCTTGCTGAACAGCAATGCCCTGG ATGTGATACTGCAGCCCAGTTCAGCAACGTGGAGAACAACTGGGGGAATTCTGGATTTCTACATCTtcctgggtcctgacccaaagagTGTGGTGCGCCAGTATTTGAATGTCATTG gaTATCCTTTCATGCCCCCATATTGGGCTTTGGGGTTCCACCTCTGTCGCTGGGGCTACACGTCCACCAGTGTCACCAGGGAAGTGGTGAAGAACATGACAGCGGCGCAGTTTCCCCTG GATGTGCAGTGGAATGATCTGGATTATGCAGATGCTGGAAGAGATTTTACTTTTAACAAGGGTGGTTTTGCAGACCTGCCTGATATGGTGCGTGATTTCCATCGTGTTGGTCGGAGGTATGTCATGATTGTG GATCCAGGCATCCACAGCTCCAGTCCCCCAGGCAGTTACAAGCCTTATGATGAAGGCCTGAAGCGAGGAGTCTTCATCTTAAATGCAACAGGGCAACCTCTGATTGGGAAG GTTTGGCCTGGCCCCACTGCCTTCCCTGACTTCACCAACCCTGAGACTCAGCAGTGGTGGCATGACATGATCAAGGATTTCCATGACCAAGTTCCCTTTGATGGCATGTGGATT GACATGAATGAGCCATCAAATTTTGTGGAAGGTTCCATGCATGACTGCCCCATCAACAACCTTGAGAATCCCTTTTATTTGCCAG GTGTGCTAGGCGGATCCTTGAAGGCTAAGACAATTTGTGCTTCCAGCAAGCAGCATCTCTCTTCCCACTACAACCTGCACAATCTATATGGGCTGATGGAAGCCATTGCATCACATGA TGCCTTGGTGAAAGTGCGAGGGAAGCGTCCATTTGTAATTTCACGGTCCACTTTTGCTGGTCACGGTCATTATGCTGGTCACTGGACTGGGGATGTCATGAGCAACTGGGAACATTTATACTACACCATACCAG CAATGCTGCTCTTTAACCTCTACGGTGTGCCATTAGTGGGTGCAGATGTCTGTGGCTTTGTGGGAGACACCTCAGAGGAGCTGTGTGTGCGCTGGATGCAACTGGGTGCCTTTTATCCCTTCATGAGAAACCACAATGACCGCGGAAACAAG CCCCAGGAGCCATATACCTTCAGCCAAGAGGCCCAGCAAGCCATGAGGAAAGCCCTTTTCCTGCGCTATGCGCTGCTGCCTTACCTCTACACTCTCTTCCACAAGGCCCACTCTGCAGGAGAGACTGTTGCCCGGCCCCTTTACTTGGA GTTTCCAGAAGATCCGAATACATGGACCGTTGACCGGCAGTTCATGTGGGGTGAAGGGCTTCTCATCACTCCTGTATTGGAGTCAGGAAAGATGAAAGTCAGTGGCTACTTCCCTTCCGGCACATGGTACAACCTGGTAGAT GAGCCTGCCCTCACAACCACAGAGTCCTGCAAAAAGGGGATGTCTCTAGTAGTGGCTTTAGCACCAGAAGGGGTGGCCAGAGGTGACCTGTTTTGGGATGATGGTGAAGGACTGCTGACCTTTGAGAAGGGCGATTACACACAGATCTTCTTTCTGGCAAGAAAT GGTGTGCTGGCCAGTGAGATTGTGCAACTCAACAGTCAGGTAGATGGACTCCTCCTGAAAGAAGTGACTGTGCTCGGGGTCCCCAGCCCTCCTCAGCATGTTCTGGCAAATGGTTTCCCCATCTTGGATTTCTCCTATCGTACAGACACCAAG ATTCTTAACATCCCACTCTCTTTGCTGATGGGGGAGCAATTTACCATCACTTGGTCTTGA